A region from the uncultured Tateyamaria sp. genome encodes:
- a CDS encoding glycine betaine ABC transporter substrate-binding protein: MKLMTTLTAAGALSIAAMGASAQEKVAISDLNWTGAKAIAHVIKTVIEGPLGSEAEIIEGLSDQAIIATGMDKGDGSADVWTDMWMPNQQGPWDRFIEDAGTVAHNQPYAGTQQMYVPSYMADKIKSFEDLKDPAIAAMFDKDGNGKGEYWAGDASWKSTKIWQVKMKSYGLTELWEPEIISDATFKAQLKSSYGNQKPILFYYWTPEWIHAAYDISPLAEPEHTEGCMNLQLDGEDWLEVSEAGCKTPDASIFVSYSKSLEERNPPAAKFLSQIQLDPAVVNGWILAIGRDEMDPQDVAEQWVAENMDIVNGWIN, translated from the coding sequence ATGAAACTCATGACAACCCTCACGGCGGCCGGGGCGCTTTCCATCGCCGCAATGGGCGCATCGGCACAGGAAAAGGTGGCGATCTCGGACCTGAACTGGACCGGCGCAAAGGCCATCGCACATGTGATCAAAACCGTGATCGAAGGGCCGCTGGGCTCCGAAGCGGAAATCATCGAAGGTCTGTCGGACCAGGCGATCATCGCCACCGGCATGGACAAGGGCGACGGCTCCGCCGACGTCTGGACCGACATGTGGATGCCGAACCAGCAGGGCCCGTGGGACCGCTTTATCGAGGACGCGGGCACCGTGGCCCACAACCAGCCCTATGCCGGCACGCAGCAGATGTATGTGCCCAGCTACATGGCCGACAAGATCAAGTCCTTCGAGGATCTGAAGGATCCGGCGATTGCCGCCATGTTCGACAAGGACGGCAACGGCAAGGGTGAATACTGGGCCGGGGACGCGTCGTGGAAATCCACGAAGATCTGGCAGGTCAAGATGAAATCCTATGGCCTGACCGAGCTGTGGGAGCCAGAGATCATCTCGGACGCCACGTTCAAGGCCCAGCTGAAATCGTCCTACGGCAACCAGAAACCGATCCTGTTTTACTACTGGACACCGGAATGGATCCACGCCGCCTATGACATCTCGCCCCTGGCCGAGCCCGAGCACACCGAAGGTTGCATGAACCTGCAACTGGATGGCGAAGACTGGCTGGAAGTCTCTGAGGCTGGCTGCAAGACCCCGGACGCGTCGATCTTCGTCAGCTACTCCAAGTCGCTGGAAGAGCGGAATCCGCCTGCGGCCAAGTTCCTGAGCCAGATCCAACTGGACCCCGCTGTCGTGAACGGCTGGATCCTGGCCATCGGCCGGGACGAGATGGACCCCCAGGACGTGGCCGAACAGTGGGTGGCCGAGAACATGGATATCGTGAACGGCTGGATCAACTAA
- a CDS encoding DUF411 domain-containing protein, whose amino-acid sequence MKFIKTLFAFTPAVALSLGLASFGAVGMAHADNHFGMSDHGTMHVTKSPTCGCCGAWVALAREEGYDIDVTDTRDVTTVKLDNDVPDTMWSCHTAMIDGYVVEGHVPFAALAKLLEERPEIDGIAVPGMPGGSPGMGDDPTARYDVLAFGGEAGEGEIFYQAGL is encoded by the coding sequence ATGAAATTTATCAAGACATTATTCGCCTTCACCCCCGCCGTAGCACTTTCGCTTGGTCTCGCCTCATTCGGCGCAGTAGGGATGGCCCATGCCGACAACCATTTCGGCATGAGCGATCATGGCACGATGCACGTGACCAAAAGCCCGACCTGCGGCTGCTGCGGTGCCTGGGTCGCGCTGGCCCGCGAGGAAGGCTACGATATCGATGTCACGGACACCCGCGATGTGACGACCGTGAAGTTGGACAACGATGTGCCCGACACGATGTGGTCGTGCCATACCGCGATGATCGACGGCTATGTGGTCGAAGGTCATGTGCCGTTCGCGGCACTTGCGAAACTGCTGGAAGAACGGCCCGAGATTGACGGGATCGCGGTCCCCGGAATGCCCGGCGGCTCCCCTGGCATGGGGGATGATCCGACCGCGCGGTATGACGTGCTGGCCTTCGGCGGCGAGGCCGGTGAGGGCGAGATCTTCTATCAGGCCGGCCTGTGA
- a CDS encoding CopD family protein translates to MDGLAPIDAWAVLAILAKTAGYAAALVAMGGPLFIATFRFAPHNVLRLARQLAVAAALLGLAVLALRFGIRSARISGMGLEGAVDPMMLGLIWDSPLGTAALWRGVGELLILAVLIEGTIGLAVSLSGVFLVAVSYTLVGHSLGDPRWLLAVLVGVHLLAGAFWIGALAPLHRAAGLTGGTVLLHRFGIIASGTVAVLILAGLTFAWLIIGSFGGLFGTAYGWTLIAKIVVVTGLLGLAANNKLRLVPALASGDPTASTNLRRSIRIEIIAVALILLATATLTSITTPPVNL, encoded by the coding sequence ATGGACGGACTGGCCCCCATAGACGCTTGGGCGGTGCTGGCGATCCTCGCGAAAACCGCCGGATATGCGGCGGCGCTGGTCGCGATGGGCGGGCCACTGTTCATCGCGACGTTCCGGTTCGCACCGCATAACGTGCTGCGTCTTGCCCGGCAACTCGCCGTAGCGGCGGCTCTTCTCGGTCTTGCGGTACTGGCGCTCCGCTTCGGCATTCGGTCTGCCCGTATTTCCGGCATGGGGTTAGAAGGAGCGGTCGATCCCATGATGCTCGGTCTTATCTGGGACAGCCCGCTCGGCACAGCGGCGCTCTGGCGCGGGGTGGGCGAATTGCTGATCCTCGCGGTGCTGATCGAGGGGACCATCGGTCTGGCAGTCAGTCTTTCAGGCGTATTTCTGGTGGCAGTGTCCTACACGCTGGTGGGCCACTCCCTGGGCGATCCGCGTTGGCTTCTCGCGGTGCTTGTTGGTGTGCATCTGCTGGCCGGGGCCTTCTGGATCGGCGCTCTCGCACCCTTGCATCGCGCGGCGGGACTGACCGGCGGCACGGTCCTGCTGCACCGCTTCGGCATCATTGCCAGCGGAACAGTGGCGGTTCTCATTCTCGCTGGCCTGACCTTCGCCTGGCTGATAATCGGCTCGTTCGGCGGTTTGTTCGGGACCGCTTATGGCTGGACGCTGATTGCCAAAATCGTCGTCGTCACCGGGCTTTTGGGGCTGGCCGCAAATAACAAGCTCCGGCTCGTGCCGGCTCTCGCCTCCGGCGATCCGACGGCTTCCACTAACCTGCGCCGCTCGATCCGTATAGAAATCATCGCTGTCGCCCTGATCCTGCTGGCGACGGCCACTCTAACCTCGATCACCACGCCCCCGGTGAACCTGTGA
- a CDS encoding histidine kinase dimerization/phosphoacceptor domain -containing protein translates to MPDINLDMLREIDPAEIVASLRESLLVLTDDLVVEYANDRFLKTFEVNRDETVGVRLDALGNGQWDIPSLTRELDRMVEDANTVEDVEIDHHFEHIGRRVMRLNARKTVRPGNGSRRILLAIEDVTAEADAAAKLERERLLSTGIVETIREPLLVLDEQLSIISANRAFYRSFQVNEQETVGRSIDKLGNGQWSIPTLLDLLTNVVPQNNVVEDFEVQHGFLEIGERTMLLNARKVYREGNATHMLLLAIQDITERRRLEAEREAALEQAGRLLEELNHRVMNSLTMIGSIISMEARNLSDDECKAAFARMRARVDAVGSLYKTLSRAGSVDTVGTRDYLSALTEDLIASSGRAKGLTISLDIADLPLSTRVAVPLGLVVNELITNSLKYAYNGRSEGVLSVILRNEPEKMTLEIADDGPGIDPDARVDSGLGQKLIDAFATQLGGTVAVESDQTGTRHTLMMPV, encoded by the coding sequence GTGCCAGACATCAACCTCGATATGTTGCGTGAGATTGATCCTGCCGAAATTGTTGCCAGCCTGAGAGAAAGCCTCTTGGTGCTGACCGACGACCTCGTCGTCGAATACGCAAATGATCGCTTTCTCAAAACGTTTGAGGTCAACCGCGACGAGACGGTAGGTGTGCGGCTTGACGCGCTTGGCAATGGGCAATGGGATATCCCGTCCCTGACACGCGAGCTTGACCGGATGGTCGAGGATGCCAACACAGTTGAAGACGTAGAGATCGACCATCACTTCGAGCATATTGGTCGCCGGGTGATGCGTCTGAACGCGCGCAAGACCGTGCGCCCCGGAAACGGATCGCGGCGTATTCTCCTTGCCATCGAAGACGTAACGGCTGAAGCAGATGCGGCGGCAAAACTGGAACGGGAGCGCCTTCTTTCGACAGGTATCGTGGAGACGATCAGGGAGCCCTTGCTTGTCCTCGATGAACAACTCTCGATCATCAGTGCCAACCGGGCCTTCTACCGGTCGTTTCAGGTAAATGAGCAAGAGACGGTGGGTAGAAGCATCGACAAGCTTGGCAATGGTCAATGGTCCATCCCCACGCTTCTTGATCTGCTGACCAACGTGGTTCCGCAGAACAATGTGGTCGAAGATTTCGAAGTGCAGCACGGTTTTCTGGAAATCGGTGAGAGGACCATGCTGCTCAACGCCCGCAAGGTGTATCGTGAAGGAAACGCGACGCACATGCTTCTCCTGGCGATACAGGATATCACCGAGAGACGGCGGCTGGAGGCAGAACGCGAGGCTGCACTTGAACAGGCGGGTCGCCTGCTGGAGGAGCTCAACCACCGCGTCATGAACAGCTTGACGATGATTGGCAGCATCATCTCGATGGAGGCCCGCAATCTCAGCGATGATGAATGCAAGGCAGCTTTTGCGCGGATGCGCGCGCGCGTGGACGCGGTGGGAAGCCTTTACAAGACGCTGTCGAGAGCGGGTTCTGTCGATACAGTTGGAACGCGCGATTATCTGTCTGCGCTGACCGAAGATCTGATCGCATCGTCAGGTCGGGCGAAGGGCTTGACTATCAGCCTCGACATCGCTGACCTGCCTCTCTCGACGCGGGTTGCCGTTCCTCTGGGACTTGTAGTGAACGAGTTGATCACCAACAGCCTGAAATATGCATATAACGGTCGGTCGGAAGGAGTATTGTCCGTCATCCTCCGGAACGAACCTGAAAAAATGACCCTCGAAATCGCGGATGACGGCCCTGGTATTGATCCTGACGCGCGGGTAGACTCCGGCCTCGGACAAAAACTGATTGATGCCTTTGCGACCCAACTCGGCGGCACAGTCGCGGTTGAGAGTGATCAAACAGGGACGCGACACACGCTGATGATGCCGGTCTGA
- a CDS encoding Crp/Fnr family transcriptional regulator has translation MSGWQCIFDNAPQRALEQGETLFRREDRVSRMYLVRKGAVALERPMKDGTSLTLHIAKAGDALAEASLFAETYHCYAVARTPAEVAVASRKDFLIALRNEPSAALSLVETHAREVQAQRARIEILRLRRVSDRLDAWLDLHGEPEKGEWIRVAEQIGVSPPALYRELAMRDRNFA, from the coding sequence ATGTCAGGCTGGCAATGCATATTTGACAACGCGCCTCAGCGTGCCCTTGAGCAAGGAGAGACCCTGTTCCGGCGGGAGGATCGGGTCAGCCGCATGTATCTGGTGCGCAAAGGCGCGGTCGCGCTGGAACGCCCGATGAAAGACGGAACCTCACTGACCTTACATATCGCCAAGGCAGGCGATGCCTTGGCCGAGGCGTCCCTGTTCGCAGAGACCTATCACTGTTACGCCGTTGCACGGACGCCAGCCGAAGTGGCAGTCGCATCACGCAAAGATTTTCTGATTGCGTTGCGGAATGAACCGAGCGCGGCTCTGAGCCTTGTCGAAACCCATGCCCGAGAGGTCCAGGCACAGCGCGCGCGCATCGAGATACTGCGCCTGCGCCGCGTCTCCGACAGGCTAGACGCATGGCTGGACCTTCACGGAGAGCCGGAGAAGGGCGAGTGGATCAGGGTCGCGGAACAGATCGGCGTGTCACCACCGGCGCTTTATCGCGAGTTGGCGATGCGAGACCGTAATTTCGCATGA
- a CDS encoding cytochrome c codes for MALGLGAAVLAGAAALAFGWGTSAPARTVLTPSDPGVVAIGQEVYTENCASCHGANLEGQPNWRIPGADGRLPAPPHDETGHTWHHDGDTLFRLTKYGTGALIGDPDYQSNMPIYEGVLTDDEIIAVLSYIKSTWPQEIRERHDEMENRQ; via the coding sequence GTGGCGCTCGGTTTGGGGGCAGCGGTTCTTGCGGGAGCCGCTGCCCTCGCCTTCGGGTGGGGCACCTCGGCACCGGCCCGAACCGTGCTGACGCCTTCGGACCCAGGCGTGGTTGCCATCGGGCAGGAGGTTTACACCGAGAACTGCGCCTCCTGCCATGGTGCGAACCTCGAAGGTCAGCCCAACTGGCGCATCCCCGGTGCTGACGGGCGGCTCCCTGCGCCGCCGCATGATGAAACCGGGCATACGTGGCACCATGACGGCGACACGCTGTTCCGGCTTACGAAATACGGAACCGGCGCTCTGATCGGTGATCCCGACTATCAATCCAATATGCCCATCTATGAAGGAGTTCTGACGGACGACGAGATCATCGCTGTCCTCAGCTATATCAAATCGACCTGGCCGCAGGAAATCCGCGAACGCCACGACGAAATGGAGAACAGACAATGA
- a CDS encoding copper resistance CopC family protein: MKQIILALAVILATAAAALAHSKAEDTTPANEATVETVEVIELRFDDPMRVTAISLTGPDGDLEITRETGLDPVTEFRAMPPATMPAGEYTVDWRGLSSDGHPMQGSFDFTVAD; the protein is encoded by the coding sequence ATGAAGCAGATAATTCTGGCCCTCGCGGTCATACTGGCAACCGCGGCAGCCGCGCTGGCCCATTCGAAGGCCGAAGACACGACACCGGCGAACGAGGCAACTGTCGAGACGGTCGAGGTTATCGAGCTGCGCTTCGATGATCCGATGCGCGTCACTGCGATCAGCCTCACGGGGCCGGACGGCGATCTGGAAATCACCCGCGAGACCGGCCTCGATCCAGTGACGGAGTTTCGGGCCATGCCGCCCGCAACTATGCCCGCCGGGGAATACACTGTGGATTGGCGTGGCCTGTCGTCTGACGGCCACCCGATGCAGGGCAGCTTCGACTTCACGGTCGCCGACTGA
- a CDS encoding HupE/UreJ family protein, producing MKTLIEGASRMPMRLAPLVLSLLAVTSSTALAHDVTPGDAGYIQEIWGVHIIPFIYLGAKHMITGYDHILFLLGVVFFLYHMKDVAIYVSLFAIGHSITMLLGVWFGWGINAHIIDAIIGLSVVYKAVDNLGLFQKWLGFQPNTKWATLIFGLFHGKGLATKILEYEISEDGLLANLLAFNVGVEVGQLLALFVILIVMGYWRRSPNFMTQATYANWIMVVLGIMLTYVQVAGYLAST from the coding sequence ATGAAGACCCTCATTGAGGGCGCCTCGCGTATGCCTATGCGTCTCGCGCCTCTCGTTCTATCCTTGCTTGCCGTCACATCAAGCACAGCCCTTGCCCATGACGTCACTCCGGGTGATGCAGGCTATATCCAAGAGATTTGGGGCGTGCATATCATCCCCTTCATATACCTTGGTGCCAAGCACATGATCACGGGATATGATCATATCCTGTTCCTCCTGGGCGTCGTGTTCTTCCTTTATCACATGAAGGACGTGGCGATTTACGTCAGTCTTTTCGCCATCGGGCATTCGATCACGATGCTTCTGGGCGTGTGGTTCGGTTGGGGCATCAACGCCCATATCATCGATGCGATCATCGGCTTGTCGGTCGTCTACAAGGCTGTCGATAACCTTGGCCTGTTCCAAAAGTGGCTAGGATTCCAACCAAACACGAAGTGGGCAACGCTGATCTTTGGCCTGTTCCACGGCAAGGGTTTGGCCACCAAAATCCTAGAATATGAAATCTCGGAAGACGGCCTCTTGGCCAACCTTCTTGCTTTCAACGTCGGGGTCGAAGTCGGCCAGCTTCTGGCGCTCTTCGTCATTCTGATCGTCATGGGATACTGGCGGCGCAGCCCGAATTTCATGACCCAAGCCACCTACGCCAACTGGATCATGGTCGTTCTCGGTATCATGCTGACCTATGTTCAGGTTGCAGGGTACTTGGCCAGCACATAA
- a CDS encoding transmembrane anchor protein, translating to MHNATKPKLEDLPTKAQLRRSSFIAGIGAVFIGVAVYMPAELGQDPTGVGALLGLTEMGEIKQQLKAEAEADAELHGGDTSSSLMNDLLGLFVSAAHAQEAWQDTIAFTLEPGEFTEIKATMEEGATLFYSWTSEGGRINFDLHAHAGGENVTYEKGRGKTEGDGSFETPFAGDHGWFWRNRDDEAVTVTLQIRGDYSAIVRDE from the coding sequence ATGCACAATGCAACAAAACCTAAGCTCGAAGACCTGCCCACCAAGGCACAGCTTCGTCGGTCGTCCTTCATTGCGGGCATCGGCGCCGTCTTTATTGGCGTCGCTGTCTACATGCCTGCCGAACTGGGCCAAGACCCGACGGGTGTCGGCGCGCTTCTGGGCCTGACCGAAATGGGCGAGATCAAGCAGCAGCTGAAGGCAGAGGCGGAAGCCGATGCCGAACTGCATGGCGGTGATACGTCTTCGTCACTGATGAACGACCTCCTTGGGTTGTTCGTGTCGGCGGCCCACGCGCAAGAGGCATGGCAGGACACGATTGCGTTCACGCTGGAACCCGGTGAGTTCACCGAAATCAAAGCCACGATGGAGGAAGGCGCGACGCTTTTCTATTCATGGACGTCGGAAGGGGGGCGGATCAACTTCGACCTTCACGCCCATGCGGGCGGCGAGAATGTGACGTATGAAAAAGGGCGCGGGAAGACCGAAGGCGACGGCAGTTTCGAAACGCCCTTTGCAGGGGATCACGGCTGGTTCTGGCGCAACCGCGACGACGAAGCCGTGACCGTCACCCTGCAAATACGCGGTGACTACAGCGCCATCGTTCGGGACGAGTAA
- a CDS encoding DUF305 domain-containing protein, whose protein sequence is MIATSTVVMYGLMYLNTYAVDHIFFSQTRMWMALYMGGMMAIIMLAFMLGMYSNRKTNIAIFAGAFIAFAVGIYLVRSQDTVGDVAWMKAMIPHHSIAILTSERANISDPRVRALADAIIEAQRSEIEEMKLYIADIEANGDAPAGTPRTEP, encoded by the coding sequence ATGATCGCCACCTCGACCGTGGTGATGTATGGCCTGATGTATCTCAACACCTATGCCGTTGATCACATCTTCTTCTCTCAAACACGCATGTGGATGGCGCTCTATATGGGCGGGATGATGGCGATTATCATGCTCGCCTTCATGCTCGGCATGTATTCCAACCGGAAAACCAACATTGCGATTTTCGCTGGCGCGTTCATTGCCTTCGCGGTCGGCATTTACCTCGTCCGGTCGCAGGACACGGTGGGCGATGTGGCATGGATGAAGGCGATGATCCCGCACCACTCCATCGCGATCCTGACCAGCGAACGGGCGAACATCTCCGACCCGCGCGTTCGCGCGCTGGCCGATGCGATCATCGAGGCGCAGCGCAGCGAGATCGAGGAAATGAAACTCTACATCGCGGACATCGAAGCCAATGGGGATGCGCCCGCTGGCACGCCCCGCACCGAACCCTGA
- a CDS encoding metal-sensitive transcriptional regulator produces the protein MKANKEKTLDRLSRLEGQVRGVAKMVEADRYCMDILAQTAAIRSAVLGVERLVLENHAEHCVESAIASGDPEEQRAKFDELIGLLQKASR, from the coding sequence ATGAAGGCCAACAAGGAAAAGACGCTGGATCGCCTGTCGCGGCTCGAAGGACAGGTGCGCGGTGTCGCCAAGATGGTCGAGGCCGACCGCTACTGCATGGACATCCTGGCGCAGACGGCTGCGATCCGGTCGGCGGTGCTTGGGGTCGAAAGGCTGGTGCTGGAGAACCACGCCGAACACTGTGTCGAGTCCGCGATCGCGAGCGGCGACCCGGAAGAACAGCGCGCCAAGTTCGACGAGCTTATCGGCCTCTTGCAGAAGGCTTCGCGTTAG
- a CDS encoding multicopper oxidase family protein, with product MILADAVLPVLRAAPSTAQLAPTGYPATPVWAYATEGAGIIPGPEIRVTAGERIRHRLINDLPQPTAVHWHGIRIENAMDGAAPLTQAPVPPGEGFDYDFVAPDPGTYWYHSHDRGFEQVARGLAGPLIVEDREQWLGEPGAASRELTLVLDDWLLDADAAIVEDRWDDLHAAAHGGRMGNTVTVNGNAYPDLDMRPGERVRLRIINTATARVMPLALPGLAPRVIALDGHPVRPREVETILLGPAQRMDVVIDMPLDPDVQTALLLDPGSGEWVDVAAFVATGEPLAPIGGEVRPLPAWSTLPAPDLSGPQREVLLMEGGAMRGMLETRYQGEVMDFRELASNGMAWAFNGVAHGMDAPMFRAALGRTVHLEMTNRSVFPHAIHLHGHHFEVLARSGALNTPGDVRDTVLIGADETLEIAFVADNPGRWMLHCHMLSHQSSGMMGWFEVA from the coding sequence ATGATATTGGCCGATGCTGTTTTGCCGGTCCTGCGGGCCGCACCGTCGACGGCGCAGCTTGCGCCTACCGGATACCCGGCCACGCCGGTCTGGGCCTACGCGACAGAGGGTGCGGGCATCATCCCCGGTCCGGAAATCCGCGTCACGGCCGGTGAGCGCATCCGGCACCGGCTAATCAACGATCTGCCGCAGCCGACTGCCGTTCACTGGCACGGTATCCGCATTGAAAATGCGATGGACGGGGCGGCACCGCTGACGCAGGCTCCGGTGCCGCCGGGTGAGGGTTTCGACTATGACTTCGTGGCTCCCGATCCCGGCACCTACTGGTATCATTCCCACGACCGGGGATTTGAACAAGTGGCAAGAGGGCTGGCCGGTCCGCTGATTGTGGAGGACCGGGAGCAGTGGCTTGGTGAGCCGGGCGCTGCGAGCCGCGAACTGACGCTGGTTCTCGATGACTGGTTGCTCGATGCGGACGCCGCGATTGTCGAAGACAGGTGGGATGATCTTCATGCCGCTGCCCATGGCGGGCGGATGGGCAACACGGTCACAGTAAACGGCAACGCCTATCCCGATCTGGACATGCGACCGGGCGAGCGCGTGCGGTTGCGGATCATCAACACCGCGACAGCGCGGGTCATGCCGCTGGCCCTTCCGGGCCTTGCACCTCGTGTTATTGCGCTGGACGGCCATCCCGTTCGGCCTCGCGAGGTTGAAACGATCCTGCTCGGACCGGCGCAGCGCATGGATGTGGTCATCGACATGCCTCTGGACCCGGATGTCCAGACTGCACTGCTTCTCGATCCCGGCAGTGGGGAATGGGTCGATGTCGCGGCTTTCGTTGCGACAGGTGAACCACTTGCACCTATTGGGGGTGAGGTGCGGCCGCTCCCCGCATGGAGCACCCTTCCGGCACCGGATTTGTCCGGCCCGCAGCGCGAGGTGCTGCTGATGGAAGGCGGGGCGATGCGGGGGATGCTCGAAACCCGATACCAGGGCGAGGTCATGGACTTCCGCGAGCTGGCATCGAACGGCATGGCATGGGCTTTCAACGGCGTGGCGCACGGGATGGATGCGCCGATGTTCCGCGCGGCGTTGGGCCGGACGGTGCATCTGGAAATGACCAACCGCTCCGTGTTTCCGCACGCCATTCATCTGCACGGCCATCATTTCGAGGTCCTGGCACGCAGCGGTGCCCTGAACACGCCGGGCGATGTCCGCGATACCGTTCTGATAGGCGCGGACGAAACGCTGGAAATTGCGTTCGTCGCGGACAATCCCGGGCGCTGGATGCTGCACTGCCACATGCTCTCGCATCAATCGTCGGGCATGATGGGCTGGTTCGAGGTCGCGTGA
- a CDS encoding MauE/DoxX family redox-associated membrane protein: protein MPKDTRDVADVTTDPATAATGKTAVLYRMALPNHLCPAGQKARWLLKSKGYDVDDRLFRERPEVDAFKEEYDVPTTPQVWIEGERVGGYDALRHKLADYDPDATTYTPVIYLFAVAAGTALALSIGFLGMISWQTLGWFISVSMILLGMQKLRDIEGFTTMFLNYDLLARKWVPYAYVYPWVETGAGILMTGMLLTPLAAPAALFIATVGAVSVFKAVYIDKRELKCACVGGNSNVPLGFVSLTENLMMMGMAIVMLVLAVV from the coding sequence ATGCCGAAGGACACCCGCGACGTCGCAGACGTAACGACCGATCCCGCAACTGCCGCGACCGGAAAGACCGCCGTTCTCTACCGCATGGCCCTGCCGAACCATCTGTGCCCGGCGGGCCAAAAGGCACGCTGGCTTCTGAAGTCCAAGGGCTATGATGTCGATGATCGCCTGTTCCGCGAACGCCCAGAGGTGGATGCATTCAAGGAAGAATACGACGTTCCCACAACACCGCAGGTGTGGATCGAAGGCGAGCGCGTCGGCGGATATGACGCCCTACGCCATAAGCTCGCCGATTACGATCCCGACGCGACGACATACACGCCGGTGATCTACCTCTTCGCCGTTGCCGCCGGAACGGCGCTCGCGCTGTCCATCGGCTTTCTCGGTATGATCTCGTGGCAGACGCTCGGTTGGTTCATCTCCGTCTCGATGATCCTGCTGGGGATGCAAAAACTCCGCGACATCGAGGGCTTCACAACGATGTTCCTCAACTACGACCTGCTTGCACGCAAATGGGTGCCCTATGCCTATGTCTATCCTTGGGTCGAGACGGGGGCAGGTATCCTGATGACTGGTATGCTGCTGACCCCTCTAGCCGCCCCGGCTGCGCTGTTTATCGCCACAGTAGGTGCAGTCAGCGTGTTCAAGGCCGTCTATATCGACAAGCGAGAATTGAAATGCGCCTGCGTCGGTGGCAACTCGAACGTGCCGCTCGGCTTCGTGAGCCTGACTGAAAACCTGATGATGATGGGTATGGCCATTGTCATGTTGGTGTTGGCGGTTGTGTGA